The genomic stretch ccaggaccttgaaatgcttcttacgaagccactccttctttgaccgggcggtgtgtttgggatcattgtcatgctgaaagacccagccacgtttcatcttcaatgcccttgctaatggaaggaggttttcactcaaaatttcacgatacatggccccattcattctttcctttacacggatcagtcgtcctggtccctttgcagaaaaacagctttattttggtttcatctgaccatatgacattctcccaatcctcttctggatcatccaaatgcactctagcaaacttcagacgggcctggacatgtactggcttaagcagggggacacgtctggcactgcaggatttgagtccctggcggcgtagtgtgttactgatggtaggctttgttactttggtcccagctctctgcaggtcattcacgaggtcccctcgtgtggttctgggatttttgctcaccgttcttgtgatcattttgaccccacggggtgagatcttgcgtggagccccagatcgagggagattatcattgGTCTTCTATTTCcttgcgtgaagccccagatcgagggagattatcagtggtcttgtatgtcttctatttcctaataattgctcccacagttgatttcttcaaaccaagctgcttacctattgcagattcagtcttcccagcctggtgcaggtctacaattttgtttctggtgtcctttgacagctctttggtcttggccatagtggagtttggagtgtgactgtttgaggttgtggacaggtgtcttttatactgataacaagttcaaacaggtgccattaatacaggtaacgagtggaggacagaggagcctcttaaagaagaagttacaggtctgtgagagccagaaatcttgcttgtttttaggtgaccaaatactttttccaccataatttgcaaataaattcaataaaatcctacaatgtgattttctgggaaaaaaatctcaatttgtctgtcatagttgacgtatacctatgatgaaaattacaggcctctctcatctttttaagtgggagaacttgcacaattggtggctgactaaatactttttttccacactctacgtacagtgagggaaaaaagtatttgatcccctgctgatttcgtacgtttgcccactgacaaagaaattatcagtctataattttaatggtaggtttatttaataataataataatatgccatttagcagacgcttttatccaaagtgacttacagtcatgatatttgaacagtgagggacagaataacaacaaaaaaatccagaaaaacgcatgtcaaaaatgttatacattgatttgcattttaatgagggaaataagtatttgaccctctctcaatcagaaagttttctggctcccaggtgtgttttatacaggtaacgagctgagattaggagcacactcttaaagggagtgctcctaatctcaacttgttacctgtataaaagacgcctgtccacagaagcaatcaatcaatcagattccaaactctccaccatggccaagaccaaagagctctccaaggatgtcagggacaggattgtagacctacacaaggctggaatgggctacaagaccatcgccaagcagcttggtgagaaggtgacaacagttgctgcgattattcgcaaatggaagaaacacaaaataactgtcaatctccctcggcctggggctccatgcaagatcttacctcgtggagttgcaatgatcgtgaggaatcagcccagaactacacgggaagatcttgtcaatgatctcaaggcagctgggaccatagtcaccaagaaaacaattggtaacacactacgccgtgaatgactgaaatcctgcagcgtccgcaaggtccccctgctcaagaaagcacatatacatgcccgtctgaagtttgccaatgaacatctgaatgattcagaggagaactgggtgaaagtgttgtggtcagatgagaccaaaatggagctctttggcatcaactcaactcgccgtgtttggaggaggaggaatgctgactatgaccccaagaacaccatccccaccgtcaaacatggaggtggaaacattatgctttgggggtgtttttctgctaaggagacaggacaacttcaccgcatcaaagggacaatggacgggccatgtaccatcaaatcttgggtgagaacctacttccctcagccagggcattgaaaatgggtcgtggatgggtattccagcatgacaatgacccaaaacacacggccaaggcaacaaaggagtggctcaagaagaagcacattaaggtcctggagtggcctagccagtctccagaccttaaacccatagaaaatctgccaaacgtcagcctcgaaaccttggagaagatctgcaaagaggagtggaacaaaatccctcctgagatgtgtgaaacctggtggccaactacaagaaacgtctgatctctgtgattgccaacaagggtttcgccaccaagtactatgtcatgttttgcagaggggtcaaatacttatttccctctttaaaatgcaaatcaatttataatatttttgacatgcgtttttctggatttttttgttgttattctgtctctcactgttcaaataaacctaccattaaaattatagcctgatcatgtctttgtcagtgggcaaacatacaaaatcagcaggggatcaaatacttttttccctcactgtacacaacaGAGAGAAGTTGTACTATACATGACCGACCACTGAAAAGCTTGTGCAACGTAGATGTTATGCGTGGTCCCTGAAAATAATGAATACATTGTTTTAGAGATTTTCTCTTCCTTCTGTTGTAGACATACTCGGCAGATCACTACACTCCGTTCCCATCAGATCTCCACTCTGTATCCTGCCATGTGGCCGCAGCCTGCCGATTCCCTGGGTTCAACGCAGAGGCTGGAATCCTCAACTACTACCGCTCCGATTCGTCGCTCGGGATCCACGTAGACGAATCAGAGCTGGACCACACTAGACCCCTCCTGTCATTCAGGTAAGAGGAGGAGGGGCTTGTTGTACCAAACCACCAACCACGGCTTTCAGTGGGTGAACCGGGTTAGTGTTGATTACATTCGATTTGGAACCTGGCTGCCTTCCGGGTGTGAGCCGGGTGTCCCGTTCTGGCCAATGGCGAAGTCAGCGCTAAACCAAAGTGACGTAGGTTAAGCACGTGGAGTTATGAATAGGATTCTGTGTGTTCACAAGCAacagtgattgcttttgataaaaacgctgccttcccaatgaaaactagttagaAAATTCAAACATATTTTCTTTGGAAAAGAGATGCACAATGCTGCATTGTTGACAATATGACCGAGCGGCacagattactgttcgatttgagcagggcgctcctccctcaccGGCTTCGCCCGGTCACGTGACGGGCCATAACTCCCTCATTGAATATTGTCTCAGTTCATCCTAATTACAACCTGACACTCTCTGGTAATACTTTCTGGATGTGTTACTCTGAATGTGAATGCGACTATTGACCATTTCCTGTttgtcttgtcattgttgttaaccTCATACTTGTCTTCCTCTCTTTTTTTTTGATTGACGGCAGTTTCGGCCAATCCGCCGTCTTCCTGCTTGGTGGAACTCAGAGGGAAGACCCGCCCACCGCCATGTACATGCACAGCGGTGATGTCATGGTAATGTCAGGACACAGCCGCCTCCTCTACCACGCCGTGCCTCGCGTCGTCCCCGCCCCCAAGGGAGACCCCTTACACCCATCTCTGGAGGAGGAGGGCCTAGGCCCAGGGTCAGACCAGGGACTCGCCCAGGACCATACCCAGGGAGAGGCCACCCTGATCCAGCCAGTATCAGAGGAGGACTGGGCGGTGTGCTCCAGGTACATCCAGACCTCCAGGGTGAATATGACCATCAGACAGGTGCTGGGGTCTGGCCAGGCCTTCCCCGCGATGGACACGACAGACAAACGGACAGACGCGGGACACACGGATGGGTACCATGACAACCAGGATGGAGAGAATGTGGGACTTAATAAATAAAATGAATATTTATTTTCTGGACGATTTCAAATGGAGATGTTGTAATAAATGTGACATTGTATTTAAAGAAATTGTGACTTCTTCATTTTGCAACGTATGAGTTATGTAGGTTCAGCTGTTATACACTGTGTACAGACTGACGTCATAGTTGAGTTATGTGGGGTCagctgtcccgtgtagctcagttggtagagcatggcgcttgcaacgccagggttgtgggttcgattcccacgggggaccagtatgaaaatgtatgcactcactaactgtaagtcgctctggataagagcgtctgctaaaatgactaaaatgtaaatgtaatacactgTATAGTTGAGTTATGTGGGGTCAGTTTATGTGTATAAGGTGATGCGGGAGGGGGGGGGCGGAGCATCTAACgatgcacttagctgttctacgaatggtctgaggcaggcgttacAGATTATGagtgttttcaagtgcaacgttaataacgatggttttggtaaacagctctgagatttaacgatgctcctatgaaggttctaacgatgaatttagccttaagatgcttttaggAAACCAGGCGCTGTAGCATACCTTGGCCCCAGTCTTTCAAAATGTATCTGAGATGATTTTGGCAATCggaaaaaaatattaaatgttAGAAAAGGATTTGGTCATCCAATCTGAGGTTTAATCAGGATTAaatgtctttttttattttttttatttttttaactcaAAGGTAGTGATTAGAATAGTTTTGATGCCGAAATTCAGGATTGTCTTGAACCCACTGGAAGGGTGGATTCAGGGTGGATTTAGAAAGGTTAAAGCCTCTACAACCAATATATTTCAATATAACTAAGGTGAGGATGTTTTTTTTCTTTGATCTGAAAACCAAAGGTTCATTATGTTAAATTTACCCTAGTATAGTTATGTGGTCAGTTGTTATATTGAGAATTGTCCAATAAATGCATCTATACTTATACGTGATATGCAGGCTCTATTATGTGTAATCAAGGTACCTTTTATTCATGTCGTTTCCTCATCTGTTTCCCTATGCCAGTGTAGAAGTAGTAGCACAGCCTGTCCAGCAGATGGCGAGGCCCGTTCAAAGCGCTGAAAATCCAGATTCTGTGATCTTGATATTGTGATATCTGGATCAGAATGATCCTATGAGATTATTTTCTGCAAAACCGGATCAAAAACAGACAGATCGATCTGATGCTGGATTGCAAAAAAAGAGGATTACAGAATCCAGATCATTCTGATCCAGATTAAAAGTTTTTAAAAACTGGGCCCTGGAGAAAAATAGCATCAACACAGACAGACCATACACATCCCTCTCCTCAATGGAAACCTATTAAAAGTTATTCCTTAGATTGTTTTCTCTCTACGTGTTTGAAATCATGAAACAGTGAAGCCACATTAAACTCTTCACACTTGCTTGGCCCCTTGAGAAACGCATCTTTGGAGAATAAAACTGGATTAATTGCCTCGTGTTTCTTAAAGGGGTCAGAGGGACATGATAGAGGGAGAATAAATTGGTTTCAAGGCGAGATCTTTTGTGTGTTCTTCTGTACTACTGTAAACCAACAGTTTCTACTATAGAACAGGGATTGTTATTCACTATAGTCGAGCTCAGAGTTTCACTACATTAATTAGAGCAAAAAGTTGTTGTTTTCATGAATGGGTTGTGATGTAGTTTGTCTCTGCGAAATAGGACAAAAAAGTGTTTCCTTCATGGTCCATTTATGGAGAATGTAATGTTGGAATGAAGTGAACTGCAGTTGACCCATATCACATGACGAGTTAGCCCAAAGACCAGCAGATGACGATATTGAGTTGTTTCATCTTACCGTCCAAAGGCATTGTATGCAGCCGGCTATACACTCGTATCCCCCGGCGACCGGTTTGTacataaaacattctccattcaggctgcaaatgCATCGATTTCCTCCTTAACTCGATTTAATGGCGAGAAGAGAAAAATAAAACGGGAAAAATATAAGCCTACGTTCTTTATGAAACACAATTTTCCACCACCGTGCTAAAGTGGCTAATGCTACTCCCTGATGTTGCGCGCCGTGTTCAGCCAAGGGTAAACAACAGACTGCTTcaacctgattggctgaacgCAATACGCAACATCCGGGACTAGCATTCCAAGGTATTAGCCactctagcatggtggtggaaaattgtgTTTCATAAAAGAAAGTATGCATATTTTCCCTGTTTCTTTTCCGTGTATACACCCACTGGGATACGAGTGTAGAGCCGGCTGCATACAATGCCTTTGGACCGTCAGATGAAACAACTCAATATCGCCTTCGGCTAATGATGAGTGAACTAAGGGAGAGCTGAGACTTGTAGAAGAGGATAGAAAAACGTTATTGTCCAGTGTGGGACATTAGGTCGTCTTTGGCTTTACACAATGACATGGACAGATATTACAGCACCACTTTGTCATCAAGAGGATGTAAAGTTGTTTTGTACATGTATTGTATAGTTTAGGTAGTTTATttactactttatttataagatCACTGGGAATTCCAAAATAATGTAGGATTCATAGGCCTATGCAGAGCCATAGAGAGTTGGAATAACTTTTAGAATCTCTAATATTGTTCTAATTCTAAGACATTCCGTTTCATAGCATTATTTAAATATCCCCCATGTTATGTTAATGGTGagccaacatttacatttacatttgagtcatttagcagacgctcttatccagagcgacttgcagttagtgagcgcatacatttttcatacatttttttctcatacatggctgccatagaatgttgtagtgtcatgcatcataatgcagaaacctGAATGTTCCAACTCTCTATAAGCATGTCTCTGGTCCTATGTATGTTTTAACATCCAAAATTACTAAATCAACTCGAACTCAAACTTGAGATGTCGAAGTGAATCATTTGTTAAGCCTCTTCCTTCCCATTTTCCTTCTCTCTTGATCTCTCTTTCTAATcactaggcaggtttccattgacccaggtttgtTCAACAAAAGCAATGCTGCAAAACAAAACATTGCGACTTGTAAtggaaacattttacattttagtcatttagcagacgctcttatccagagcgacttacagttagtgagtgcatacatttttcatacttttttcatactataGGAGAAACAATTGTATCTGTTCGACAGTGGTGGATTTTTCCTTTGTCAAACTGTATTGTTTGAGGAAATTTATGATGGAAACAGGGCTTTTTTCCCGTGACAAATAATTGTGCAGGTACACGGGGCATGTGACGTCATCACGTAACTATAAACCTCCACTAcacatttaattctaaatgcctactgTTTGCTAAACTATTTTTTCAACTATAAAAATAATctttctttgcaggacaaggattcttcctgactttcaagaatgtctgaattgcttcgccttgcttttctggttgacTGGAAGCAAGTTTCACCATTCAATTATTTCTGAACTAGGCCTACATGAGTGCAAGTTTCACTGTGACACAGACCGTGGTGATACATTGGcacatgagaattattagaatatAATGATTGCATTAtatccatgctggcttttgcGGGCTAGCAGAGACATGAAACAGAAAGGagggagggcatacaggctgtcgcAATTTGCCCCCCAATTTTTGGGGGGTGTTACATAATTACGCCCAGCTATTTTAATCGACACAAGGCAGTTCAATGGAGACGCACCGTAGCAGGCAATTGTCGCATCTATTTTCTATATGAACCttctaaatgaaaaaaaaaaaaaaaaaacactggacaagttaatggaaacagcTAGTgactgtccttctctctccctctagttatCATGGCTGCCATGGAAAATGGCGACATTGATTTTCCACTGGCGCATCACATTTATTTGTGGGCTTTTTACACACAGGAGCTAAAGTAATCTATCGCTGCAAAGTTTCTGATGACCCTAACCCAGTCCTATGGGGCCTGTCTATGAGTCTGTAATGAGATGTCTATATACTGTCACTTAGTCTCTGGTTGGTAGATAACACCAGAGCATAGAGAGACTCCATAGGAAATTAGCCACTGTCATCTTCGAGTAAAGTGATGTATGTACACTCTTAGGTTccaaaggttccaaaagggttctttggctgtcccatGAGACCACCCCTTTTTTAGtttctctgtggaaagggttctacatggaacccaaaaaagttctacctggaatcaaaatagttctacctggaaccaaaaaggtttcttcaaagggttatcctatggggacagccgaaaaacccttttagtttctagatagcacctttctttctaagagtgtatttaGTCAATTTTTTACTAGTAATATCTGGCTGGAGGAATAACAACAAGGCATACCCCTGATGTGTGTTGTGTGGTAGTcataaaatagagagagagagagagagagagaaagagagagagagagagagagagatttcaaatgtcatattatgtatatatacagtgttgtaataatgtgcaaatagttaaagtacaaatggggaaataaataaacataaatatgggttgtatttacaatggtgtttgttcttcactggttgcccttttcttgtggcaacaggtcacaaatcttgctgctgtgatggcacactgtggtttttcacccagtagataagggagtttatcaaaatggggtttgttttcgaattctttgtggatctctgtaatctgagagaaatatgtgtctctaatatggtcatacatttggcaggaggttaggaagtgcagctcagtttccacctcattttgggggcagtgtgcacatagcctgtcttccctTGAGAGCCAGgcctgcctacggcggcctttctcaatagcaaggctatgctcactgagtctgtacatagtcaaagctttccttaagtttgggtcagtcacagtggtcaggtattctgccactgtgttctctctgtttagggccaaatagcattctcgtttgctctgtttttttgttaattctttccaatgtgtcaagtaattctctttttgtttt from Coregonus clupeaformis isolate EN_2021a chromosome 29, ASM2061545v1, whole genome shotgun sequence encodes the following:
- the LOC121544598 gene encoding nucleic acid dioxygenase ALKBH1 isoform X2 gives rise to the protein MLNAVRGFIFISNPFLPGSQQHWVRQCLKTYPQKPNVCNLDMHMAPTETQDIWGKSADTLRKTGSRVREPKTLLEKLRWVTLGYHYNWDTKTYSADHYTPFPSDLHSVSCHVAAACRFPGFNAEAGILNYYRSDSSLGIHVDESELDHTRPLLSFSFGQSAVFLLGGTQREDPPTAMYMHSGDVMVMSGHSRLLYHAVPRVVPAPKGDPLHPSLEEEGLGPGSDQGLAQDHTQGEATLIQPVSEEDWAVCSRYIQTSRVNMTIRQVLGSGQAFPAMDTTDKRTDAGHTDGYHDNQDGENVGLNK
- the LOC121544598 gene encoding nucleic acid dioxygenase ALKBH1 isoform X1; the encoded protein is MAKMAASMVEHGEDAFRKLFKFYKRRNPPPDFSDVIDFSKMAKHEKVFPTELNPAAVSDAEARRAGLRPIGDWTAFGLQDYPGFIFISNPFLPGSQQHWVRQCLKTYPQKPNVCNLDMHMAPTETQDIWGKSADTLRKTGSRVREPKTLLEKLRWVTLGYHYNWDTKTYSADHYTPFPSDLHSVSCHVAAACRFPGFNAEAGILNYYRSDSSLGIHVDESELDHTRPLLSFSFGQSAVFLLGGTQREDPPTAMYMHSGDVMVMSGHSRLLYHAVPRVVPAPKGDPLHPSLEEEGLGPGSDQGLAQDHTQGEATLIQPVSEEDWAVCSRYIQTSRVNMTIRQVLGSGQAFPAMDTTDKRTDAGHTDGYHDNQDGENVGLNK